The following proteins are co-located in the Acidicapsa acidisoli genome:
- a CDS encoding glutamate decarboxylase, whose product MPIHSKEEVVSKLRDQVYGTNFLPHALPKYRFPKQETDPKAAYQLVHDELLLDGNSRQNLATFCQTWVEPEVRKLMDECIDKNLIDKDEYPQMAEIESRCVHMLADLWNSPDVANTQGCSTTGSSEAAMLCGLAMRSRWERRQREAGLSTAKPNLVCGPVHACWPRFSRYFNVELRQVPCEGRRLLLSPAEVLKRCDENTIGVVPTLGVTYTLQYEPVQDIAMALDDLEEERGLNIPIHVDAASGGFIAPFIHASLAWDFRLPRVRSINASGHKFGLAPLGCGWAIWRSALDLPEELVFRVKYLGGNMRTFALNFSRPGGQIVAQYYNFVRLGRDGYARITQDCADVGQWFADQLKKLGLFELIYDGRDGVPGCTWTIPRGHDPGFTLYDLADRMRVRGWQVPAYPMPQNRGDLIVQRVLMRLGVSRDLAGLLFGDLQEAIKHLKKNPSSKALTRQSAGGYHHG is encoded by the coding sequence ATGCCGATCCACTCGAAAGAAGAGGTTGTATCAAAGCTCCGTGACCAGGTGTACGGAACTAACTTCCTGCCGCATGCTCTGCCTAAATACAGGTTTCCCAAGCAGGAGACAGATCCGAAGGCTGCGTATCAACTGGTTCACGACGAACTGCTGCTGGACGGAAACTCGCGACAGAACCTTGCAACCTTTTGCCAGACCTGGGTTGAGCCGGAAGTCCGCAAGTTGATGGATGAGTGCATCGATAAGAATCTGATCGATAAGGATGAATATCCGCAGATGGCGGAGATCGAGTCGCGCTGCGTCCACATGCTCGCCGATCTCTGGAACTCGCCGGATGTCGCAAACACGCAGGGCTGCTCTACTACCGGGTCGAGTGAGGCGGCCATGTTGTGCGGGCTGGCGATGCGGTCGCGATGGGAACGCCGGCAGCGCGAAGCGGGCCTTTCGACGGCTAAGCCAAACCTTGTTTGTGGGCCGGTTCATGCTTGCTGGCCGCGATTTTCGCGCTACTTCAATGTGGAGCTTCGCCAGGTTCCATGCGAAGGCCGCAGGTTGTTGCTGTCGCCCGCGGAGGTGCTCAAGCGATGCGATGAAAACACGATCGGAGTGGTGCCGACACTGGGAGTCACCTATACGCTGCAATACGAGCCGGTGCAGGATATCGCGATGGCTCTCGATGATCTGGAGGAGGAACGAGGGCTGAATATACCGATCCACGTGGACGCGGCCAGCGGTGGTTTTATCGCGCCGTTTATTCATGCTTCGCTGGCGTGGGATTTTCGGCTTCCGCGCGTGAGATCGATCAATGCTTCCGGGCACAAGTTTGGCCTGGCGCCGCTGGGGTGCGGTTGGGCGATCTGGCGGTCGGCTCTCGATCTGCCGGAGGAACTGGTCTTCCGCGTGAAATACCTTGGCGGCAATATGCGAACGTTTGCGCTTAATTTCTCGCGGCCTGGCGGGCAGATCGTCGCACAGTACTATAACTTTGTCCGCCTCGGCCGGGACGGGTATGCGAGGATCACGCAGGACTGCGCCGACGTAGGACAGTGGTTTGCCGATCAACTCAAGAAGCTGGGCCTGTTCGAACTGATTTATGACGGCCGCGATGGAGTGCCGGGTTGCACCTGGACGATTCCTCGCGGGCACGATCCGGGCTTCACGCTCTACGATCTGGCGGATCGTATGCGGGTGCGCGGTTGGCAGGTGCCTGCCTATCCGATGCCGCAGAACCGAGGCGATCTTATCGTTCAGCGAGTGCTGATGCGGCTTGGCGTTAGCCGCGATCTCGCTGGGCTTTTGTTCGGAGATCTGCAAGAGGCGATCAAACATCTGAAGAAGAATCCGTCATCGAAAGCTCTCACTCGTCAGAGTGCGGGGGGCTATCACCATGGCTGA
- a CDS encoding ParA family protein, whose product MPTIAFVSPKGGAGKTTSAFLLATSLARFQDVTVIDADLNHPIQTWANGGNAPPGLTVVSDVDEDTIIERIEDAASRTPFVIVDLEGTASKIVVYAISQADLVIIPTQGSQLDANEASRAIRVVMQSQKMTKNETPYAVLLTRTSSSTRTRTQSHIQNGLISAGIPAFNTELNERDAFRAIFSFQQTLDGLNPADVANLDKAKINVWEFVEEVVARLKLGQGAVGKKMMKPQTSQVQHERTRRPLCHSERARGLCDKTEAGETRGRNRNRGHRAPE is encoded by the coding sequence ATGCCGACCATCGCTTTTGTATCCCCGAAGGGAGGAGCCGGGAAAACCACCTCCGCCTTTCTGCTCGCGACATCGCTCGCGCGCTTTCAAGACGTGACCGTCATCGATGCAGACCTCAATCATCCCATCCAAACCTGGGCGAACGGCGGGAACGCACCTCCGGGTTTGACGGTGGTCTCCGATGTAGATGAGGACACGATCATCGAACGTATCGAGGATGCCGCATCCAGGACGCCCTTCGTAATTGTCGATCTCGAAGGAACGGCATCCAAGATCGTGGTCTACGCAATCTCGCAGGCCGATCTCGTCATCATCCCGACGCAAGGCTCGCAACTCGACGCGAACGAAGCGAGCAGGGCGATCCGCGTCGTCATGCAAAGCCAGAAAATGACGAAGAATGAAACACCCTACGCAGTGCTTCTGACACGCACGAGTTCTTCGACCAGAACGCGGACTCAATCGCATATCCAGAACGGTCTGATCTCGGCAGGCATCCCGGCCTTCAACACGGAACTCAACGAGCGTGACGCGTTCCGGGCAATCTTCTCATTCCAGCAGACGCTCGACGGTCTCAACCCCGCCGACGTCGCCAATCTCGACAAAGCCAAGATCAATGTCTGGGAATTCGTCGAAGAAGTCGTTGCGCGGCTCAAGCTGGGGCAGGGTGCGGTAGGAAAGAAGATGATGAAACCTCAGACGTCGCAGGTGCAGCATGAGCGGACGCGTAGGCCCCTTTGCCATTCTGAAAGAGCCCGTGGCCTTTGCGACAAAACCGAAGCCGGAGAAACGCGCGGACGAAACCGCAATCGAGGACATCGCGCGCCAGAATAA
- a CDS encoding replication initiator protein A, with amino-acid sequence MADAALKDLIPQMEHPFFSLSKKKDTAIRKYEHNGNWLEIVPSVKGLATIYDKDILIYCISQIMEKLKRQEKVSQRVRITSYDLLVFTNCGTSGRDYDALVEAIDRLAGTRITTNIRTGDEEQRESFGLIDAAAVRRKHGLDGRLLWVELKLSDWIFNAIRGHEVLTLHRDYFRLGKPLERKLYELARKHCGRQPTWHISTETLLKNRARKAR; translated from the coding sequence GTGGCCGATGCGGCGCTCAAGGACCTCATCCCGCAAATGGAACACCCTTTCTTCTCCCTATCCAAGAAGAAAGATACAGCGATTCGCAAATACGAGCACAACGGCAACTGGCTTGAAATCGTGCCGAGTGTCAAAGGTCTGGCCACCATCTACGATAAGGACATCCTGATCTATTGCATCTCCCAAATCATGGAGAAGCTGAAGCGGCAAGAGAAGGTCAGTCAGCGGGTCAGGATCACGAGTTACGATTTGCTCGTCTTTACAAATTGTGGCACTTCGGGTCGCGATTATGATGCCTTGGTCGAAGCCATTGATCGCCTTGCAGGCACGCGTATTACAACCAATATCCGCACGGGCGATGAGGAGCAGCGCGAAAGCTTCGGTTTGATTGACGCTGCTGCTGTTCGCCGCAAACATGGCCTCGACGGCCGTTTGCTCTGGGTGGAACTGAAGCTTTCCGACTGGATTTTCAACGCTATCAGAGGCCACGAGGTACTGACGCTACACCGTGACTATTTCCGCCTCGGCAAACCTCTCGAACGCAAGCTTTACGAGTTGGCCCGCAAGCATTGCGGACGGCAACCGACCTGGCATATTTCGACGGAGACTCTTCTAAAAAATCGGGCTCGCAAAGCTCGATGA